One Gossypium hirsutum isolate 1008001.06 chromosome A11, Gossypium_hirsutum_v2.1, whole genome shotgun sequence genomic window carries:
- the LOC107924605 gene encoding E3 ubiquitin-protein ligase PRT1 — protein MDSFQASPMEHHQSPDAEQVSDDFVCCVCLDLLYKPIVLHCGHISCFWCVHRSMSSRYESHCPVCRNPYSHFPSICEMLHFLLLKLYPITYKKREVQVLDEEKKLDCFSPEFDGHARESEADGEINHLRSSLQSSALSDSSSACKEKHSVLIGQKQSCVSREENDQISVADLLCTACKQLLFRPIVLNCGHVYCQTCIAIPADEMLRCQVCQCLHPKGSIKVCLTLDQFLAAKFPKEYALRKDAVQLKQVSSKHEKPTTGSTEAGIQDSSTVQLPSGGEPRPYTHMGVGCDACGMSPIIGDRYQCKDCTEKIGFDLCGDCFKTRLKLPGRFNQRHTPEHKLELIEPADIVRRYGRLNRGYSSFFAFDEASENLENGLVPYALSGAFQEYIRNNDLAASLLEIDSMEDEDEESDEDVGAVSVE, from the exons ATGGATTCCTTCCAAGCTTCTCCCATGGAACATCATCAATCTCCTGATGCTGAACAAGTTTCTGACGATTTTGTTTGTTGCGTTTGTCT GGATCTTCTCTACAAACCCATCGTTCTGC ATTGTGGTCATATATCGTGTTTCTGGTGTGTTCATAGATCAATGAGTTCTCGGTACGAGTCTCATTGTCCAGTTTGTAGAAATCCATATTCTCACTTTCCAAGCATCTGCGAAATGCTTCACTTCTTGCTGTTAAAATTATATCCCATTACATATAAGAAAAGAGAAGTGCAGGTTCTCG ATGAGGAAAAGAAACTGGACTGCTTCTCACCGGAATTTGATGGTCATGCTCGTGAATCAGAGGCTGATGGAGAAATTAATCACCTCAGAAGCTCGTTGCAGTCTTCTGCACTTTCAGACTCTTCTTCTGCCTGCAAAGAGAAACATAGTGTACTGATTGGACAAAAGCAGTCTTGTGTTTCCAGGGAGGAAAATGATCAGATTTCAGTTGCAGATCTGCTTTGTACTGCTTGCAAGCAATTGCTTTTTCGTCCTATTGTTCTTAACTGTGGCCATG TTTATTGTCAAACTTGCATAGCCATCCCTGCTGATGAGATGCTTAGGTGTCAAGTTTGTCAATGTTTGCATCCAAAGGGATCTATAAAAGTCTGCTTGACACTTGATCAGTTTTTGGCGGCTAAATTTCCCAAAGAATATGCACTGAGAAAAGATGCAGTTCAGCTCAAACAAGTTTCTTCCAAGCATGAGAAACCAACTACTG GTTCCACGGAAGCTGGTATACAAGATTCCTCAACTGTCCAGTTGCCCTCCGGAGGGGAGCCTCGCCCGTATACACATATGGGAGTTGGTTGTGATGCTTGTGGG ATGTCTCCAATAATCGGGGATAGATACCAATGCAAGGATTGCACAGAGAAAATAGGATTTGACCTTTGTGGAGATTGCTTTAAAACTCGACTGAAGCTTCCAGGCAGGTTCAACCAGAGACACACCCCAGAGCATAAGCTTGAGCTTATAGAGCCTGCTGACATTGTCCGAAGGTATGGGCGGCTGAATCGTGgttattcttctttttttgccTTTGATGAAGCTTCGGAAAATCTGGAAAATGGACTGGTACCTTATGCTCTATCGGGCGCTTTTCAAGAGTACATTCGCAATAATGATCTAGCTGCATCGCTTTTAGAGATTGATAGCATGGAGGATGAGGATGAGGAGTCGGATGAAGATGTTGGTGCTGTATCCGTCGAATGA